One window of the Pyrus communis chromosome 17, drPyrComm1.1, whole genome shotgun sequence genome contains the following:
- the LOC137722677 gene encoding uncharacterized protein, with product MRDFPSCFGENGVQVADSSSSNSSRTAQNLVTCVYQCRLRGRSCLITVTWSRNLMGQGLSVGIDDSSSQCLCKVDIKPWLFSKRRGSKSLEAYSSKIDIYWDLSSAKFGSGPEPLEGYYVGVVVDRQMLLLLGDMRKEAFKKTSVTPVPSSAVCVAKREHIFGKRGFATKAQFCNNGQIHDLVIECDTVGVNDPCLLVRVDSKPAMQVKRLRWKFRGNHTILVDGLAVEVFWDVHNWLFGTSPGNAVFMFKTCLSAEKLWASQPASDPSSLQWSFSQRFSDSKSQGLGFSLILYAWKNE from the coding sequence ATGAGAGATTTCCCATCTTGTTTTGGTGAAAATGGGGTTCAGGTTGCTGATTCTTCATCATCAAATAGTAGTAGGACTGCCCAGAATTTGGTTACTTGTGTGTATCAATGCCGGTTACGAGGCCGGTCGTGCTTGATTACTGTGACTTGGAGTAGGAATTTGATGGGTCAAGGCCTTAGTGTTGGGATAGATGATTCATCAAGTCAGTGTCTTTGTAAGGTTGATATTAAACCCTGGTTGTTCTCCAAGAGAAGGGGGTCCAAGAGTTTAGAAGCTTATTCGAGTAAAATCGATATATATTGGGACCTTTCATCTGCAAAATTTGGATCCGGCCCTGAACCTTTGGAGGGATATTATGTGGGAGTTGTGGTGGACAGGCAAATGCTTCTCCTTCTTGGAGACATGAGAAAAGAAGCTTTCAAAAAAACTAGTGTCACCCCTGTGCCTTCAAGTGCCGTTTGCGTTGCTAAGAGAGAGCATATTTTTGGTAAGAGGGGCTTCGCTACAAAGGCTCAGTTTTGCAATAATGGTCAAATTCATGATCTTGTAATTGAGTGTGACACTGTCGGGGTCAATGATCCATGCCTCCTGGTGCGCGTTGACAGCAAGCCTGCGATGCAGGTGAAGAGACTTCGGTGGAAGTTCCGAGGGAACCATACCATCTTGGTTGATGGGCTCGCCGTTGAAGTTTTCTGGGATGTTCACAATTGGCTCTTTGGTACATCACCTGGAAATGCTGTTTTTATGTTCAAGACATGCCTCTCAGCCGAGAAGCTGTGGGCTAGTCAACCAGCCTCCGATCCAAGCTCGTTGCAGTGGTCATTTTCACAGAGATTCTCAGATAGTAAGTCACAAGGTCTAGGATTCTCGCTGATTTTGTATGCTTGGAAGAATGAATAG
- the LOC137723085 gene encoding protein NDL2-like, translating to MGDSSDSVSIDIDMIPLGGKECVVKTSKGPVSVLVCGDQGKPALITYPDVALNYMSCFQGLLFCSDAASLLLHNFCIYHIDAPGHELGADVISSDAPLLSVDDLADQVAEVLDFFGLKEVLCLGVTAGAYILTLFAMKYQERVLGLILVSPICKVPSWTEWIYNKVLLNLLYFYGMCDIVKECLLQRYFSKELRSGIHGGESDVIEACQRLLDERQSSNVLRFLQATNERHDLTQGLKNLQCKTLIFVGERSPFHAESVYMNAKMNRRSCALVEVQACGSLVTEEHPYAMITPIELFLRGFGYYRQLHFTSSSSNDSNPTSPSKINSCIAPELLSPESLGIKLKPIKTRVAIEV from the exons ATGGGCGATTCGAGCGACTCGGTCTCCATTGACATTGATATGATACCTTTAGGAGGGAAG GAATGTGTGGTGAAAACAAGCAAAGGGCCGGTCTCTGTGCTTGTTTGTGGGGATCAAGGAAAGCCTGCTTTGATAACATATCCTGATGTTGCTCTCAATT ACATGTCCTGTTTCCAAGGCCTCCTCTTTTGCTCGGATGCTGCGTCATTGCTGCTTCATAACTTTTGCATTTACCACATCGATGCACCTGGCCATGAG TTGGGAGCTGATGTGATTTCTTCAGATGCCCCCTTGCTTAGTGTGGATGACCTTGCAGACCAGGTGGCCGAAGTGCTCGATTTCTTTGG GTTGAAAGAAGTGCTGTGCTTGGGTGTAACAGCTGGTGCTTATATCCTTACACTCTTTGCG ATGAAGTATCAAGAACGGGTGCTTGGGTTAATTCTTGTGTCTCCTATCTGCAAAGTACCTTCATGGACTGAATGGATTTACAACAAG GTATTGTTGAACTTGCTATACTTTTATGGCATGTGTGATATAGTAAAGGAATGCCTTCTGCAGCGTTACTTCAGTAAGGAGCTTAGGTCTGGCATACACGGTGGAGAGTCAGATGTTATAGAAGCTTGCCAAAGG TTATTGGATGAAAGACAAAGTTCGAATGTCTTGCGGTTCCTTCAAGCAACTAATGA GAGGCACGACCTTACCCAGGGCTTGAAGAATTTGCAGTGTAAGACTCTTATTTTTGTGGGTGAAAGAAGTCCATTCCATGCTGAATCCGTCTATATGAATGCCAAAATGAACCGAAGAAGTTGTGCTCTTGTTGAA GTTCAGGCATGTGGCTCGCTGGTAACAGAAGAGCACCCATACGCAATGATAACTCCGATTGAACTCTTCCTCAGGGGTTTTGGGTACTACAGACAATTACATTTTACTTCCTCATCAAGTAACGATTCGAATCCCACCAGCCCCTCAAAAATCAATTCATGCATAGCGCCCGAACTTCTTTCTCCTGAGAGTCTGGGAATCAAGCTCAAACCGATCAAAACACGGGTAGCCATCGAAGTTTGA